The Vairimorpha necatrix chromosome 1, complete sequence genome contains a region encoding:
- a CDS encoding integrase catalytic domain-containing protein has protein sequence MIGIDCIGPLPKCASGKRFIIVATDYVTKWVEAKAIKHKSAYEIAKFIMEEILPDMGLLTVSELFKAKFRYSSPYHLQSNGPVERTNQSFILKLSKFVSDYPIHWDKALPFALMQYRLSPIGKLGMSPFEMLYGRKAVLPSIIQDLPNDFEMLFTDPSEYLATRVQIAENTQDIINTRNRENILKEDIRSKRNDRPDTVPEGTIVFMRNRNMRSKLDKKFIGPYIVKENKTKGADLIKSLENDTEHLINRSDFVTFKTEENLSENTQSILDGQLQLEECYRHHLRHQ, from the exons ATGATAGGAATCGACTGCATAGGACCCCTGCCTAAGTGCGCCTCTGGAAAACGATTTATCATAGTAGCTACTGATTATGTAACTAAATGGGTGGAAGCGAAGGCCATCAAACATAAATCGGCATATGAAATTGCTAAGTTCATCATGGAAGAGATCTTACCAGACATGGGCCTGTTAAC AGTATCTGAGCTATTCAAAGCTAAATTTAGATATTCTAGTCCTTATCATCTGCAATCTAACGGCCCAGTGGAGAGAACTAACCAGAGTTTCATATTAAAACTATCTAAATTTGTATCGGATTACCCAATTCATTGGGACAAGGCCTTGCCTTTTGCTCTTATGCAATACCGCTTGTCCCCGATCGGGAAACTTGGAATGTCACCGTTCGAAATGTTGTATGGAAGAAAAGCAGTATTACCGAGTATAATACAAGACCTGCCCAATGACTTCGAGATGCTGTTTACTGATCCGTCAGAGTATTTAGCTACGAGAGTACAGATAGCTGAAAACACTCAGGATATTATTAACACCCGGAATAGagaaaacattttaaaggAAGACATTCGATCTAAAAGAAACGATCGACCTGATACTGTACCGGAGGGAACTATAGTATTTATGAGAAACAGAAATATGAGAAGTAAACTCGATAAGAAGTTCATCGGACCGTACATAgttaaagaaaacaaaactAAAGGTGCGGATTTAATCAAAAGTTTGGAAAATGACACAGAACATCTCATTAACCGCAGTGATTTCGTAACATTCAAGACAGAAGAAAATTTGTCAGAGAATACCCAGTCGATCTTAGACGGACAGCTTCAATTAGAAGAGTGTTACCGCCATCACTTGCGGCACCAATAA
- a CDS encoding MULE domain-containing protein has protein sequence MNEQNEIVKKVTHSHEPVPEKCMFKRTIKKIKEQVATNINKMPSIEYLRDTIKRTRNSRLGFITGCIMDIPEVLQVDSKNR, from the exons ATGAATGAACAAAACGAAATCGTTAAAAAAGTTACTCATTCACATGAACCAGTACCTGAGAAATGCATGTTTAAAAGAactatcaaaaaaataaaagaacaAGTTGCTACAA atattaataaaatgcCTTCCatagaatatttaagaGATACAATTAAACGAACAAGAAATTCAAGACTCGGATTTATAACTGGTTGCATTATGGATATACCCGAAGTCTTGCAAGTAGATTCTAAAAATCGTTAA
- a CDS encoding MULE domain-containing protein produces the protein MNEQNEIVKKVTHSHEPVPEKCMFKRTIKKIKEQVATNINKMPSIEYLRDTIKRTRNSRLGFITGCIMDIPEVLQGKSERSYSRAFDKCKELVTLNVENFVTDFERGLVNALRMSFPEANCNGCLFHLGQAAYKRVGAIRDIKKFKNDSNYNLVFKKILRLAFVPIRDVRVFYKDIKIFIQDNSITTTANFQLYFKNNYSVFYVTREDNGGRAVANINFWNVFDRVKNEIPRTSNIAESGNKTINKRMETRNPNIALFISRILDCE, from the exons ATGAATGAACAAAACGAAATCGTTAAAAAAGTTACTCATTCACATGAACCAGTACCTGAGAAATGCATGTTTAAAAGAactatcaaaaaaataaaagaacaAGTTGCTACAA atattaataaaatgcCTTCCatagaatatttaagaGATACAATTAAACGAACAAGAAATTCAAGACTCGGATTTATAACTGGTTGCATTATGGATATACCCGAAGTCTTGCAA GGAAAAAGTGAAAGGTCATATTCTAGAGCCTTCGATAAATGTAAGGAATTAGTTACTCTGAATGTTGAGAACTTTGTGACTGATTTCGAGAGAGGATTGGTCAATGCATTACGAATGTCTTTCCCTGAAGCAAACTGTAATGGATGCTTGTTTCATCTTGGGCAGGCAGCCTATAAAAGAGTCGGGGCAATAAGGgacataaaaaagtttaaaaatgattctAACTATAATCTAGTTTTCAAAAAGATTCTTAGATTAGCTTTTGTGCCAATACGAGATGTTCgggttttttataaagatattaagatatttatacaaGATAATTCAATTACAACCACAGCTAACTTTCAGTtatactttaaaaataattattctGTTTTCTATGTAACAAGAGAAGATAATGGTGGGAGAGCTGTCgccaatataaatttttggaaTGTATTTGATagggtaaaaaatgaaattccTCGGACTTCTAACATTGCAGAAAGCGGGAATAAAACCATAAACAAGAGGATGGAGACAAGAAATCCAAATATCGctctttttatttcaagAATACTCGATTGTGAATAA
- a CDS encoding MULE domain-containing protein gives MIEKIDTFVVDGTFKSSPRGFYQIVVFHEHIFGKSFPYIYILLKGKSERSYSRAFDKCKELVTLNVENFVTDFERGLVNALRMSFPEANCNGCLFHLGQAAYKRVGAIRDIKKFKNDSNYNLVFKKILRLAFVPIRDVRVFYKDIKIFIQDNSITTTANFQLYFKNNYSVFYVTREDNGGRAVANINFWNVFDRVKNEIPRTSNIAESGNKTINKRMETRNPNIALFISRILDCE, from the coding sequence atgattgaaaaaatagacACGTTTGTTGTCGATGGAACGTTTAAATCTTCTCCTCGGGGGTTTTACCAAATTGTTGTCTTTCATGAACATATATTTGGCAAAAGTTTTCCatacatttatattttacttaaGGGAAAAAGTGAAAGGTCATATTCTAGAGCCTTCGATAAATGTAAGGAATTAGTTACTCTGAATGTTGAGAACTTTGTGACTGATTTCGAGAGAGGATTGGTCAATGCATTACGAATGTCTTTCCCTGAAGCAAACTGTAATGGATGCTTGTTTCATCTTGGGCAGGCAGCCTATAAAAGAGTCGGGGCAATAAGGgacataaaaaagtttaaaaatgattctAACTATAATCTAGTTTTCAAAAAGATTCTTAGATTAGCTTTTGTGCCAATACGAGATGTTCgggttttttataaagatattaagatatttatacaaGATAATTCAATTACAACCACAGCTAACTTTCAGTtatactttaaaaataattattctGTTTTCTATGTAACAAGAGAAGATAATGGTGGGAGAGCTGTCgccaatataaatttttggaaTGTATTTGATagggtaaaaaatgaaattccTCGGACTTCTAACATTGCAGAAAGCGGGAATAAAACCATAAACAAGAGGATGGAGACAAGAAATCCAAATATCGctctttttatttcaagAATACTCGATTGTGAATAA